The Anolis carolinensis isolate JA03-04 chromosome 2, rAnoCar3.1.pri, whole genome shotgun sequence genome has a window encoding:
- the milr1 gene encoding allergin-1 isoform X1 produces the protein MPKCLSIVCLLLASFHSCLQNMQSHDGEKGTSEIAISCLKDLQDLEIYSPFSEIAIGKNVTLECRSQKGCLPINYTLYLNTTKMQHTIQRKAEEKVVFNITINSISDVGEYKCKAQNNGSKYSPGFTFTLRDEPKDVLSCSDPVNKVEISSPVSEIVLGGNVTLECKSVARCLPIYYSLFLNKDKALYNAIKSEEEKIVFNFTITSISQLGDYKCKAQSRQNDSSTNKYSHAFKFVLKAPEEEKNKLIVYIIAPLLLLFLLTVIAVAIPLIILPWCKAKNQKSARTSTHFTPVGYFNSETATYDAVGKVGTIYSFVIKSDGKGEEVVYCNVKTETMERECRKGTLKEDSTVNYAEIVIRR, from the exons ATGCCCAAGTGCCTGAGCATTGTGTGTCTCCTCTTAGCATCTT tTCACTCATGTCTACAGAACATGCAGAGTCATGATGGTGAAAAAG GTACATCTGAGATTGCCATTTCTTGCTTGAAAGATCTTCAAGATCTAGAAATCTACAGTCCCTTCTCAGAAATCGCCATTGGCAAAAATGTGACACTGGAGTGCAGATCACAGAAGGGTTGCCTGCCAATTAACTACACATTATATTTAAACACAACGAAAATGCAACATACCATCCAAAGAAAGGCTGAAGAAAAGGTTGTGTTTAATATCACTATCAATTCTATCAGTGATGTAGGTGAATATAAATGCAAAGCTCAAAACAATGGATCTAAGTACAGTCCTGGTTTTACCTTCACATTGAGAG ATGAGCCCAAGGATGTCCTTTCTTGCTCGGATCCTGTAAACAAAGTTGAAATCTCCAGCCCTGTTTCAGAAATTGTACTAGGTGGGAATGTAACACTAGAGTGCAAATCAGTTGCCAGGTGTCTGCCAATTTACTACTCACTGTTTCTTAATAAAGACAAAGCATTATATAATGCTATCAAGAGCGAAGAAGAAAAGATTGTGTTTAATTTCACTATCACGTCCATCAGTCAACTGGGTGATTACAAGTGCAAAGCTCAAAGCAGGCAGAATGATTCATCCACAAACAAATACAGTCATGCATTCAAATTTGTATTAAAAG CCCCAGAAGAGGAAAAGAACAAATTGATTGTGTACATTATTGCTCCTTTGCTCCTGCTGTTCTTGCTGACGGTGATTGCTGTAGCAATTCCTCTGATTATCCTTCCTTGGTGTAAAGCGA AAAATCAGAAGTCAGCCAGAACATCCACTCATTTCACTCCTGTTGGATACTTCAACTCAGAAACAGCAACTTATGATGCTGTTGGTAAAGTTGGAACAATTTATTCGTTCGttataaaat CAGATGGAAAAGGAGAGGAGGTTGTGTATTGCAACGTGAAAACTGAAACCATGGAGAGAGAATGCAGAAAAG GGACCCTCAAGGAGGATTCTACAGTGAATTATGCTGAAATCGTCATCAGAAGATAA
- the milr1 gene encoding allergin-1 isoform X4 yields the protein MPKCLSIVCLLLASFHSCLQNMQSHDGEKGTSEIAISCLKDLQDLEIYSPFSEIAIGKNVTLECRSQKGCLPINYTLYLNTTKMQHTIQRKAEEKVVFNITINSISDVGEYKCKAQNNGSKYSPGFTFTLRDEPKDVLSCSDPVNKVEISSPVSEIVLGGNVTLECKSVARCLPIYYSLFLNKDKALYNAIKSEEEKIVFNFTITSISQLGDYKCKAQSRQNDSSTNKYSHAFKFVLKAPEEEKNKLIVYIIAPLLLLFLLTVIAVAIPLIILPWCKAKNQKSARTSTHFTPVGYFNSETATYDAVADGKGEEVVYCNVKTETMERECRKGTLKEDSTVNYAEIVIRR from the exons ATGCCCAAGTGCCTGAGCATTGTGTGTCTCCTCTTAGCATCTT tTCACTCATGTCTACAGAACATGCAGAGTCATGATGGTGAAAAAG GTACATCTGAGATTGCCATTTCTTGCTTGAAAGATCTTCAAGATCTAGAAATCTACAGTCCCTTCTCAGAAATCGCCATTGGCAAAAATGTGACACTGGAGTGCAGATCACAGAAGGGTTGCCTGCCAATTAACTACACATTATATTTAAACACAACGAAAATGCAACATACCATCCAAAGAAAGGCTGAAGAAAAGGTTGTGTTTAATATCACTATCAATTCTATCAGTGATGTAGGTGAATATAAATGCAAAGCTCAAAACAATGGATCTAAGTACAGTCCTGGTTTTACCTTCACATTGAGAG ATGAGCCCAAGGATGTCCTTTCTTGCTCGGATCCTGTAAACAAAGTTGAAATCTCCAGCCCTGTTTCAGAAATTGTACTAGGTGGGAATGTAACACTAGAGTGCAAATCAGTTGCCAGGTGTCTGCCAATTTACTACTCACTGTTTCTTAATAAAGACAAAGCATTATATAATGCTATCAAGAGCGAAGAAGAAAAGATTGTGTTTAATTTCACTATCACGTCCATCAGTCAACTGGGTGATTACAAGTGCAAAGCTCAAAGCAGGCAGAATGATTCATCCACAAACAAATACAGTCATGCATTCAAATTTGTATTAAAAG CCCCAGAAGAGGAAAAGAACAAATTGATTGTGTACATTATTGCTCCTTTGCTCCTGCTGTTCTTGCTGACGGTGATTGCTGTAGCAATTCCTCTGATTATCCTTCCTTGGTGTAAAGCGA AAAATCAGAAGTCAGCCAGAACATCCACTCATTTCACTCCTGTTGGATACTTCAACTCAGAAACAGCAACTTATGATGCTGTTG CAGATGGAAAAGGAGAGGAGGTTGTGTATTGCAACGTGAAAACTGAAACCATGGAGAGAGAATGCAGAAAAG GGACCCTCAAGGAGGATTCTACAGTGAATTATGCTGAAATCGTCATCAGAAGATAA
- the milr1 gene encoding allergin-1 isoform X2, translating to MPKCLSIVCLLLASFHSCLQNMQSHDGEKGTSEIAISCLKDLQDLEIYSPFSEIAIGKNVTLECRSQKGCLPINYTLYLNTTKMQHTIQRKAEEKVVFNITINSISDVGEYKCKAQNNGSKYSPGFTFTLRDEPKDVLSCSDPVNKVEISSPVSEIVLGGNVTLECKSVARCLPIYYSLFLNKDKALYNAIKSEEEKIVFNFTITSISQLGDYKCKAQSRQNDSSTNKYSHAFKFVLKAPEEEKNKLIVYIIAPLLLLFLLTVIAVAIPLIILPWCKAKNQKSARTSTHFTPVGYFNSETATYDAVGKVGTIYSFVIKYGKGEEVVYCNVKTETMERECRKGTLKEDSTVNYAEIVIRR from the exons ATGCCCAAGTGCCTGAGCATTGTGTGTCTCCTCTTAGCATCTT tTCACTCATGTCTACAGAACATGCAGAGTCATGATGGTGAAAAAG GTACATCTGAGATTGCCATTTCTTGCTTGAAAGATCTTCAAGATCTAGAAATCTACAGTCCCTTCTCAGAAATCGCCATTGGCAAAAATGTGACACTGGAGTGCAGATCACAGAAGGGTTGCCTGCCAATTAACTACACATTATATTTAAACACAACGAAAATGCAACATACCATCCAAAGAAAGGCTGAAGAAAAGGTTGTGTTTAATATCACTATCAATTCTATCAGTGATGTAGGTGAATATAAATGCAAAGCTCAAAACAATGGATCTAAGTACAGTCCTGGTTTTACCTTCACATTGAGAG ATGAGCCCAAGGATGTCCTTTCTTGCTCGGATCCTGTAAACAAAGTTGAAATCTCCAGCCCTGTTTCAGAAATTGTACTAGGTGGGAATGTAACACTAGAGTGCAAATCAGTTGCCAGGTGTCTGCCAATTTACTACTCACTGTTTCTTAATAAAGACAAAGCATTATATAATGCTATCAAGAGCGAAGAAGAAAAGATTGTGTTTAATTTCACTATCACGTCCATCAGTCAACTGGGTGATTACAAGTGCAAAGCTCAAAGCAGGCAGAATGATTCATCCACAAACAAATACAGTCATGCATTCAAATTTGTATTAAAAG CCCCAGAAGAGGAAAAGAACAAATTGATTGTGTACATTATTGCTCCTTTGCTCCTGCTGTTCTTGCTGACGGTGATTGCTGTAGCAATTCCTCTGATTATCCTTCCTTGGTGTAAAGCGA AAAATCAGAAGTCAGCCAGAACATCCACTCATTTCACTCCTGTTGGATACTTCAACTCAGAAACAGCAACTTATGATGCTGTTGGTAAAGTTGGAACAATTTATTCGTTCGttataaaat ATGGAAAAGGAGAGGAGGTTGTGTATTGCAACGTGAAAACTGAAACCATGGAGAGAGAATGCAGAAAAG GGACCCTCAAGGAGGATTCTACAGTGAATTATGCTGAAATCGTCATCAGAAGATAA
- the milr1 gene encoding allergin-1 isoform X7, with protein MPKCLSIVCLLLASFHSCLQNMQSHDGEKGTSEIAISCLKDLQDLEIYSPFSEIAIGKNVTLECRSQKGCLPINYTLYLNTTKMQHTIQRKAEEKVVFNITINSISDVGEYKCKAQNNGSKYSPGFTFTLRDEPKDVLSCSDPVNKVEISSPVSEIVLAPEEEKNKLIVYIIAPLLLLFLLTVIAVAIPLIILPWCKAKNQKSARTSTHFTPVGYFNSETATYDAVGKVGTIYSFVIKSDGKGEEVVYCNVKTETMERECRKGTLKEDSTVNYAEIVIRR; from the exons ATGCCCAAGTGCCTGAGCATTGTGTGTCTCCTCTTAGCATCTT tTCACTCATGTCTACAGAACATGCAGAGTCATGATGGTGAAAAAG GTACATCTGAGATTGCCATTTCTTGCTTGAAAGATCTTCAAGATCTAGAAATCTACAGTCCCTTCTCAGAAATCGCCATTGGCAAAAATGTGACACTGGAGTGCAGATCACAGAAGGGTTGCCTGCCAATTAACTACACATTATATTTAAACACAACGAAAATGCAACATACCATCCAAAGAAAGGCTGAAGAAAAGGTTGTGTTTAATATCACTATCAATTCTATCAGTGATGTAGGTGAATATAAATGCAAAGCTCAAAACAATGGATCTAAGTACAGTCCTGGTTTTACCTTCACATTGAGAG ATGAGCCCAAGGATGTCCTTTCTTGCTCGGATCCTGTAAACAAAGTTGAAATCTCCAGCCCTGTTTCAGAAATTGTACTAG CCCCAGAAGAGGAAAAGAACAAATTGATTGTGTACATTATTGCTCCTTTGCTCCTGCTGTTCTTGCTGACGGTGATTGCTGTAGCAATTCCTCTGATTATCCTTCCTTGGTGTAAAGCGA AAAATCAGAAGTCAGCCAGAACATCCACTCATTTCACTCCTGTTGGATACTTCAACTCAGAAACAGCAACTTATGATGCTGTTGGTAAAGTTGGAACAATTTATTCGTTCGttataaaat CAGATGGAAAAGGAGAGGAGGTTGTGTATTGCAACGTGAAAACTGAAACCATGGAGAGAGAATGCAGAAAAG GGACCCTCAAGGAGGATTCTACAGTGAATTATGCTGAAATCGTCATCAGAAGATAA
- the milr1 gene encoding allergin-1 isoform X5, which yields MPKCLSIVCLLLASFHSCLQNMQSHDGEKGTSEIAISCLKDLQDLEIYSPFSEIAIGKNVTLECRSQKGCLPINYTLYLNTTKMQHTIQRKAEEKVVFNITINSISDVGEYKCKAQNNGSKYSPGFTFTLRDEPKDVLSCSDPVNKVEISSPVSEIVLGGNVTLECKSVARCLPIYYSLFLNKDKALYNAIKSEEEKIVFNFTITSISQLGDYKCKAQSRQNDSSTNKYSHAFKFVLKAPEEEKNKLIVYIIAPLLLLFLLTVIAVAIPLIILPWCKAKNQKSARTSTHFTPVGYFNSETATYDAVDGKGEEVVYCNVKTETMERECRKGTLKEDSTVNYAEIVIRR from the exons ATGCCCAAGTGCCTGAGCATTGTGTGTCTCCTCTTAGCATCTT tTCACTCATGTCTACAGAACATGCAGAGTCATGATGGTGAAAAAG GTACATCTGAGATTGCCATTTCTTGCTTGAAAGATCTTCAAGATCTAGAAATCTACAGTCCCTTCTCAGAAATCGCCATTGGCAAAAATGTGACACTGGAGTGCAGATCACAGAAGGGTTGCCTGCCAATTAACTACACATTATATTTAAACACAACGAAAATGCAACATACCATCCAAAGAAAGGCTGAAGAAAAGGTTGTGTTTAATATCACTATCAATTCTATCAGTGATGTAGGTGAATATAAATGCAAAGCTCAAAACAATGGATCTAAGTACAGTCCTGGTTTTACCTTCACATTGAGAG ATGAGCCCAAGGATGTCCTTTCTTGCTCGGATCCTGTAAACAAAGTTGAAATCTCCAGCCCTGTTTCAGAAATTGTACTAGGTGGGAATGTAACACTAGAGTGCAAATCAGTTGCCAGGTGTCTGCCAATTTACTACTCACTGTTTCTTAATAAAGACAAAGCATTATATAATGCTATCAAGAGCGAAGAAGAAAAGATTGTGTTTAATTTCACTATCACGTCCATCAGTCAACTGGGTGATTACAAGTGCAAAGCTCAAAGCAGGCAGAATGATTCATCCACAAACAAATACAGTCATGCATTCAAATTTGTATTAAAAG CCCCAGAAGAGGAAAAGAACAAATTGATTGTGTACATTATTGCTCCTTTGCTCCTGCTGTTCTTGCTGACGGTGATTGCTGTAGCAATTCCTCTGATTATCCTTCCTTGGTGTAAAGCGA AAAATCAGAAGTCAGCCAGAACATCCACTCATTTCACTCCTGTTGGATACTTCAACTCAGAAACAGCAACTTATGATGCTGTTG ATGGAAAAGGAGAGGAGGTTGTGTATTGCAACGTGAAAACTGAAACCATGGAGAGAGAATGCAGAAAAG GGACCCTCAAGGAGGATTCTACAGTGAATTATGCTGAAATCGTCATCAGAAGATAA
- the milr1 gene encoding allergin-1 isoform X8 produces the protein MPKCLSIVCLLLASFHSCLQNMQSHDGEKGTSEIAISCLKDLQDLEIYSPFSEIAIGKNVTLECRSQKGCLPINYTLYLNTTKMQHTIQRKAEEKVVFNITINSISDVGEYKCKAQNNGSKYSPGFTFTLRAPEEEKNKLIVYIIAPLLLLFLLTVIAVAIPLIILPWCKAKNQKSARTSTHFTPVGYFNSETATYDAVGKVGTIYSFVIKSDGKGEEVVYCNVKTETMERECRKGTLKEDSTVNYAEIVIRR, from the exons ATGCCCAAGTGCCTGAGCATTGTGTGTCTCCTCTTAGCATCTT tTCACTCATGTCTACAGAACATGCAGAGTCATGATGGTGAAAAAG GTACATCTGAGATTGCCATTTCTTGCTTGAAAGATCTTCAAGATCTAGAAATCTACAGTCCCTTCTCAGAAATCGCCATTGGCAAAAATGTGACACTGGAGTGCAGATCACAGAAGGGTTGCCTGCCAATTAACTACACATTATATTTAAACACAACGAAAATGCAACATACCATCCAAAGAAAGGCTGAAGAAAAGGTTGTGTTTAATATCACTATCAATTCTATCAGTGATGTAGGTGAATATAAATGCAAAGCTCAAAACAATGGATCTAAGTACAGTCCTGGTTTTACCTTCACATTGAGAG CCCCAGAAGAGGAAAAGAACAAATTGATTGTGTACATTATTGCTCCTTTGCTCCTGCTGTTCTTGCTGACGGTGATTGCTGTAGCAATTCCTCTGATTATCCTTCCTTGGTGTAAAGCGA AAAATCAGAAGTCAGCCAGAACATCCACTCATTTCACTCCTGTTGGATACTTCAACTCAGAAACAGCAACTTATGATGCTGTTGGTAAAGTTGGAACAATTTATTCGTTCGttataaaat CAGATGGAAAAGGAGAGGAGGTTGTGTATTGCAACGTGAAAACTGAAACCATGGAGAGAGAATGCAGAAAAG GGACCCTCAAGGAGGATTCTACAGTGAATTATGCTGAAATCGTCATCAGAAGATAA
- the milr1 gene encoding allergin-1 isoform X3, protein MKKNTQVHSCLQNMQSHDGEKGTSEIAISCLKDLQDLEIYSPFSEIAIGKNVTLECRSQKGCLPINYTLYLNTTKMQHTIQRKAEEKVVFNITINSISDVGEYKCKAQNNGSKYSPGFTFTLRDEPKDVLSCSDPVNKVEISSPVSEIVLGGNVTLECKSVARCLPIYYSLFLNKDKALYNAIKSEEEKIVFNFTITSISQLGDYKCKAQSRQNDSSTNKYSHAFKFVLKAPEEEKNKLIVYIIAPLLLLFLLTVIAVAIPLIILPWCKAKNQKSARTSTHFTPVGYFNSETATYDAVGKVGTIYSFVIKSDGKGEEVVYCNVKTETMERECRKGTLKEDSTVNYAEIVIRR, encoded by the exons tTCACTCATGTCTACAGAACATGCAGAGTCATGATGGTGAAAAAG GTACATCTGAGATTGCCATTTCTTGCTTGAAAGATCTTCAAGATCTAGAAATCTACAGTCCCTTCTCAGAAATCGCCATTGGCAAAAATGTGACACTGGAGTGCAGATCACAGAAGGGTTGCCTGCCAATTAACTACACATTATATTTAAACACAACGAAAATGCAACATACCATCCAAAGAAAGGCTGAAGAAAAGGTTGTGTTTAATATCACTATCAATTCTATCAGTGATGTAGGTGAATATAAATGCAAAGCTCAAAACAATGGATCTAAGTACAGTCCTGGTTTTACCTTCACATTGAGAG ATGAGCCCAAGGATGTCCTTTCTTGCTCGGATCCTGTAAACAAAGTTGAAATCTCCAGCCCTGTTTCAGAAATTGTACTAGGTGGGAATGTAACACTAGAGTGCAAATCAGTTGCCAGGTGTCTGCCAATTTACTACTCACTGTTTCTTAATAAAGACAAAGCATTATATAATGCTATCAAGAGCGAAGAAGAAAAGATTGTGTTTAATTTCACTATCACGTCCATCAGTCAACTGGGTGATTACAAGTGCAAAGCTCAAAGCAGGCAGAATGATTCATCCACAAACAAATACAGTCATGCATTCAAATTTGTATTAAAAG CCCCAGAAGAGGAAAAGAACAAATTGATTGTGTACATTATTGCTCCTTTGCTCCTGCTGTTCTTGCTGACGGTGATTGCTGTAGCAATTCCTCTGATTATCCTTCCTTGGTGTAAAGCGA AAAATCAGAAGTCAGCCAGAACATCCACTCATTTCACTCCTGTTGGATACTTCAACTCAGAAACAGCAACTTATGATGCTGTTGGTAAAGTTGGAACAATTTATTCGTTCGttataaaat CAGATGGAAAAGGAGAGGAGGTTGTGTATTGCAACGTGAAAACTGAAACCATGGAGAGAGAATGCAGAAAAG GGACCCTCAAGGAGGATTCTACAGTGAATTATGCTGAAATCGTCATCAGAAGATAA
- the milr1 gene encoding allergin-1 isoform X6, producing the protein MQSHDGEKGTSEIAISCLKDLQDLEIYSPFSEIAIGKNVTLECRSQKGCLPINYTLYLNTTKMQHTIQRKAEEKVVFNITINSISDVGEYKCKAQNNGSKYSPGFTFTLRDEPKDVLSCSDPVNKVEISSPVSEIVLGGNVTLECKSVARCLPIYYSLFLNKDKALYNAIKSEEEKIVFNFTITSISQLGDYKCKAQSRQNDSSTNKYSHAFKFVLKAPEEEKNKLIVYIIAPLLLLFLLTVIAVAIPLIILPWCKAKNQKSARTSTHFTPVGYFNSETATYDAVGKVGTIYSFVIKSDGKGEEVVYCNVKTETMERECRKGTLKEDSTVNYAEIVIRR; encoded by the exons ATGCAGAGTCATGATGGTGAAAAAG GTACATCTGAGATTGCCATTTCTTGCTTGAAAGATCTTCAAGATCTAGAAATCTACAGTCCCTTCTCAGAAATCGCCATTGGCAAAAATGTGACACTGGAGTGCAGATCACAGAAGGGTTGCCTGCCAATTAACTACACATTATATTTAAACACAACGAAAATGCAACATACCATCCAAAGAAAGGCTGAAGAAAAGGTTGTGTTTAATATCACTATCAATTCTATCAGTGATGTAGGTGAATATAAATGCAAAGCTCAAAACAATGGATCTAAGTACAGTCCTGGTTTTACCTTCACATTGAGAG ATGAGCCCAAGGATGTCCTTTCTTGCTCGGATCCTGTAAACAAAGTTGAAATCTCCAGCCCTGTTTCAGAAATTGTACTAGGTGGGAATGTAACACTAGAGTGCAAATCAGTTGCCAGGTGTCTGCCAATTTACTACTCACTGTTTCTTAATAAAGACAAAGCATTATATAATGCTATCAAGAGCGAAGAAGAAAAGATTGTGTTTAATTTCACTATCACGTCCATCAGTCAACTGGGTGATTACAAGTGCAAAGCTCAAAGCAGGCAGAATGATTCATCCACAAACAAATACAGTCATGCATTCAAATTTGTATTAAAAG CCCCAGAAGAGGAAAAGAACAAATTGATTGTGTACATTATTGCTCCTTTGCTCCTGCTGTTCTTGCTGACGGTGATTGCTGTAGCAATTCCTCTGATTATCCTTCCTTGGTGTAAAGCGA AAAATCAGAAGTCAGCCAGAACATCCACTCATTTCACTCCTGTTGGATACTTCAACTCAGAAACAGCAACTTATGATGCTGTTGGTAAAGTTGGAACAATTTATTCGTTCGttataaaat CAGATGGAAAAGGAGAGGAGGTTGTGTATTGCAACGTGAAAACTGAAACCATGGAGAGAGAATGCAGAAAAG GGACCCTCAAGGAGGATTCTACAGTGAATTATGCTGAAATCGTCATCAGAAGATAA
- the polg2 gene encoding DNA polymerase subunit gamma-2, mitochondrial isoform X2: MRLTGSRLAGFLLLLLRGCRRARRRGGEIGGFRGVPKRALSLEDGEGSSSTGEVSEALLSLCRRRHFLRDQDQGPTTWGSYLRGNHRGFGPLGVALRQNLAAQWWGSEAASRERVLGLGARASRPPSVAASPGTPSQALRAVAPAALRQAAEGGPALQKTLAASDTLREDLLHGVLEHYVECLELVNKRLPFGAAQIGTCFHAVATNEKENNVRTGERMMSILVWYSSGRTAGQWLDYWLRQRLQWWRKFAICPSNFSSSHHHDEEGRRGSNLYYSFPWGKELIETLRSLGDNELLKMYPGKGSQLHGRDGRKSMVPHILSVSGNLDSGVLAYLFDGFQLGENAVTRKKTQQRKVCQGLFSELLENGISVWPGYLETMPLTLEQLYTKYDEMSILFTILVSEATLENGVVQLRNRNTTMKEMMHISRLKDFLTKYISAAKNV, encoded by the exons ATGAGGCTCACAGGCTCCCGGCTCGCGGGATTCTTGCTACTGCTCCTGAGAGGCTGCCGACGCGCGCGGCGCCGAGGAGGAGAAATAGGAGGATTCCGTGGGGTCCCAAAGCGAGCCCTCTCCCTGGAAGATGGCGAGGGCAGCAGCAGTACCGGGGAGGTGTCCGAAGCCCTTCTGTCCCTGTGTCGGAGGAGGCACTTCCTCCGGGACCAGGACCAGGGGCCCACCACCTGGGGTTCTTACCTGAGGGGAAACCACCGCGGCTTCGGGCCCCTCGGGGTGGCTCTGAGGCAGAACCTGGCGGCGCAGTGGTGGGGCTCGGAAGCCGCCTCCAGGGAGCGCGTGCTAGGCCTCGGCGCCAGGGCCTCGCGCCCTCCAAGTGTCGCCGCTTCGCCGGGGACTCCAAGCCAGGCCCTCCGAGCGGTGGCCCCCGCAGCCCTTCGCCAGGCCGCGGAGGGAGGCCCCGCCCTCCAGAAGACGCTGGCCGCCTCGGACACTCTGCGCGAGGACCTCCTCCACG GTGTCCTAGAACATTATGTCGAATGCTTGGAATTGGTAAACAAGAGACTGCCTTTTGGGGCTGCGCAAATAGGAACGTGTTTCCATGCAGTAGCAACAAATGAAAAAGAGAATAATGTGAG aacagGTGAAAGGATGATGTCCATCCTGGTGTGGTACAGCTCTGGCAGAACTGCTGGACAGTGGCTTGACTACTGGTTACGGCAGCGCCTTCAATGGTGGAGAAAG TTTGCAATATGTCCCTCCAATTTCAGCAGTAGTCATCATCAtgatgaagaaggaaggagaggaagcaaTCTGTATTACAGCTTTCCATGGGGAAAGGAACTGATAGAAACTCTGCGGAGCTTAGGAGATAATGAGCTGTTAAAAATGTATCCAGGAAAAGGATCACAACTGCAT GGTCGAGATGGGAGGAAGAGTATGGTCCCCCATATCCTGTCTGTGAGTGGCAATTTGGACAGTGGAGTGTTAGCCTATCTTTTTGATGGCTTCCAGTTGGGTGAAAATGCTGTGACCCGAAAGAAAACGCAGCAGAGAAAG GTGTGCCAGGGATTGTTCAGTGAACTGTTAGAAAATGGGATTTCTGTTTGGCCTGGATATCTGGAAACAATGCCGTTGACATTGGAGCAGCTTTATACAAA ATACGATGAAATGAGTATTCTCTTCACCATCCTGGTCAGTGAAGCCACACTAGAGAATGGTGTTGTCCAACTGAGGAACAGGAACACTACCATGAAAGAAATGATGCATATATCTAGATTAAAGGACTTCTTAACCAAGTACATATCAGCAGCTAAAAATGTCTGA
- the polg2 gene encoding DNA polymerase subunit gamma-2, mitochondrial isoform X1, with protein MRLTGSRLAGFLLLLLRGCRRARRRGGEIGGFRGVPKRALSLEDGEGSSSTGEVSEALLSLCRRRHFLRDQDQGPTTWGSYLRGNHRGFGPLGVALRQNLAAQWWGSEAASRERVLGLGARASRPPSVAASPGTPSQALRAVAPAALRQAAEGGPALQKTLAASDTLREDLLHGVLEHYVECLELVNKRLPFGAAQIGTCFHAVATNEKENNVRTGERMMSILVWYSSGRTAGQWLDYWLRQRLQWWRKFAICPSNFSSSHHHDEEGRRGSNLYYSFPWGKELIETLRSLGDNELLKMYPGKGSQLHGRDGRKSMVPHILSVSGNLDSGVLAYLFDGFQLGENAVTRKKTQQRKVLKLHPSLTPIKVALDVARGPTTELRQVCQGLFSELLENGISVWPGYLETMPLTLEQLYTKYDEMSILFTILVSEATLENGVVQLRNRNTTMKEMMHISRLKDFLTKYISAAKNV; from the exons ATGAGGCTCACAGGCTCCCGGCTCGCGGGATTCTTGCTACTGCTCCTGAGAGGCTGCCGACGCGCGCGGCGCCGAGGAGGAGAAATAGGAGGATTCCGTGGGGTCCCAAAGCGAGCCCTCTCCCTGGAAGATGGCGAGGGCAGCAGCAGTACCGGGGAGGTGTCCGAAGCCCTTCTGTCCCTGTGTCGGAGGAGGCACTTCCTCCGGGACCAGGACCAGGGGCCCACCACCTGGGGTTCTTACCTGAGGGGAAACCACCGCGGCTTCGGGCCCCTCGGGGTGGCTCTGAGGCAGAACCTGGCGGCGCAGTGGTGGGGCTCGGAAGCCGCCTCCAGGGAGCGCGTGCTAGGCCTCGGCGCCAGGGCCTCGCGCCCTCCAAGTGTCGCCGCTTCGCCGGGGACTCCAAGCCAGGCCCTCCGAGCGGTGGCCCCCGCAGCCCTTCGCCAGGCCGCGGAGGGAGGCCCCGCCCTCCAGAAGACGCTGGCCGCCTCGGACACTCTGCGCGAGGACCTCCTCCACG GTGTCCTAGAACATTATGTCGAATGCTTGGAATTGGTAAACAAGAGACTGCCTTTTGGGGCTGCGCAAATAGGAACGTGTTTCCATGCAGTAGCAACAAATGAAAAAGAGAATAATGTGAG aacagGTGAAAGGATGATGTCCATCCTGGTGTGGTACAGCTCTGGCAGAACTGCTGGACAGTGGCTTGACTACTGGTTACGGCAGCGCCTTCAATGGTGGAGAAAG TTTGCAATATGTCCCTCCAATTTCAGCAGTAGTCATCATCAtgatgaagaaggaaggagaggaagcaaTCTGTATTACAGCTTTCCATGGGGAAAGGAACTGATAGAAACTCTGCGGAGCTTAGGAGATAATGAGCTGTTAAAAATGTATCCAGGAAAAGGATCACAACTGCAT GGTCGAGATGGGAGGAAGAGTATGGTCCCCCATATCCTGTCTGTGAGTGGCAATTTGGACAGTGGAGTGTTAGCCTATCTTTTTGATGGCTTCCAGTTGGGTGAAAATGCTGTGACCCGAAAGAAAACGCAGCAGAGAAAG GTCCTTAAGCTCCATCCATCTTTGACACCCATCAAAGTAGCTCTGGATGTGGCAAGAGGCCCAACAACAGAGTTGAGACAG GTGTGCCAGGGATTGTTCAGTGAACTGTTAGAAAATGGGATTTCTGTTTGGCCTGGATATCTGGAAACAATGCCGTTGACATTGGAGCAGCTTTATACAAA ATACGATGAAATGAGTATTCTCTTCACCATCCTGGTCAGTGAAGCCACACTAGAGAATGGTGTTGTCCAACTGAGGAACAGGAACACTACCATGAAAGAAATGATGCATATATCTAGATTAAAGGACTTCTTAACCAAGTACATATCAGCAGCTAAAAATGTCTGA